TGTTGCCATACTATTATATCCACTAACATTATTTTTAAGTTGATACCTTCCACCTGTGCTATCCGCTAAAACACTAGTAAAACATCCAAGCATAACCATTAAAAACACTACTAAAGAAAGTTTAACCTTGTTTTTCATTCTTATTTTCTCCTTAATATATATTTCTTTGTAAAACTATATTGCAGAAAATTAGTATTCTATTAAATATATAATAAAAATAGAAGACCTTTAAAATATTAAACATCTTCTATTTTTATCAATTATATTATAGAGCCCTTATTCCACATCAAAGGTCTGTATTTTGTCAAATAGCAAATATTGTTTTTTTCCTAATACGTTAAATACATAATATGCTTTAGTTGTTTGATTATTTGCTCTAGCATTATACCAATTTATGAAATCGTTAACTTCATCCTCGGATAAATCATATTCCTTTGCAACACCATATCCCATATATACTGTCAATTTAACTTGCTCAGACTTTACTGTTACAGAACATTCTGCTGTTTTACCATCAGCAGCTGTAGCCGTTATCTTGGCTTGTCCTGCTTTAATTCCTGATATCTTTCCATTTGAATCTACCGTTGCTATGCTTGGATCACTTGAGGTCCATGTTACTCCTACACCTACAGGATTCACTGTTGCTGATAAATTATCTTCTCCACCTACAGCTATTAAATCGGTAGTTTTATTTAAGCTTATAGTTGCTGTATTTATAACATTTACTGTACACGAAGCAAAATTACCACCCTGCATAATATTTGCCGATATAGTAACTGTTCCTTCTTTTAATGCTGTTACCTTTCCATTTTGATCTACCATTGCTATGCTTGGATCACTTGATGACCATATTACTCCCAAATATGATGGACTTACCGTTGCTGACAAATTATCTGTTCCACCCATATCAATCCAATCAGTGGTTTTATTTAAACTTATCTTTGTTTCTCCATATACCTGCACATCACATGAGGCACTTAAATTACTTCCATCTTGCAGAGTTACTGTTATCGCAGCTCTTCCTATTTTTAATGCTGTTATTTTTCCAGTTGAATAGTCTACTGAGACTACACTTGGATCACTTGAGGTCCATGCCAATTGTACATATGTAGCATCAGTACTTACTCCCAAGTTATCTGTTCCTCCTAATGGTAATGACATTGAAGTTCTATCTAACGATAGCTGTGTTGCCTTAC
The Clostridium felsineum DSM 794 DNA segment above includes these coding regions:
- a CDS encoding Ig-like domain-containing protein, which translates into the protein MKNKFKISVLVFLVVIFGCFTSVFADSTSGNHNQKNNVNGYMSKATQLSLDRTSMSLPLGGTDNLGVSTDATYVQLAWTSSDPSVVSVDYSTGKITALKIGRAAITVTLQDGSNLSASCDVQVYGETKISLNKTTDWIDMGGTDNLSATVSPSYLGVIWSSSDPSIAMVDQNGKVTALKEGTVTISANIMQGGNFASCTVNVINTATISLNKTTDLIAVGGEDNLSATVNPVGVGVTWTSSDPSIATVDSNGKISGIKAGQAKITATAADGKTAECSVTVKSEQVKLTVYMGYGVAKEYDLSEDEVNDFINWYNARANNQTTKAYYVFNVLGKKQYLLFDKIQTFDVE